In Deltaproteobacteria bacterium, a single window of DNA contains:
- a CDS encoding RNA methyltransferase produces the protein MSDSTVAQTLARVRVVLVRPKGSGNIGSVARAMKNTGLLELALVGGGRTESLSARSMAVHARDILDGARRYETIREAVADCGLVVGTTCRKGLYRDHVELPREMARDMVAAVAGENAPPAALLFGPEDHGLSNADLKHCQRLVTIPSHPEQPSLNLAQAVMVCLYEIYVAATLAQPREERLKRAPAEAVEALFDRMKDTLLEVGFLDPQNPEHILLALRRVLGRAGLEERDVKILSGLFRQVEWYAQGGWEVAEEKRRQGVKLR, from the coding sequence ATGTCCGACTCCACCGTAGCCCAGACACTCGCAAGAGTCCGCGTCGTCCTGGTGCGCCCCAAGGGGTCGGGCAACATCGGCTCGGTGGCCCGGGCCATGAAGAACACCGGCCTGCTGGAGCTGGCGCTCGTGGGCGGAGGCCGCACCGAGAGCCTGTCGGCCCGCTCCATGGCCGTGCACGCCCGCGACATCCTCGACGGCGCGCGCCGGTACGAGACCATACGCGAAGCCGTCGCGGACTGCGGCCTCGTGGTGGGCACCACCTGCCGCAAGGGACTCTACCGCGACCACGTCGAGTTGCCGCGCGAGATGGCCCGGGACATGGTCGCGGCCGTGGCCGGCGAGAACGCCCCGCCCGCCGCCCTCCTCTTCGGCCCCGAGGACCACGGGCTCAGCAACGCCGACCTCAAGCATTGCCAGCGCCTCGTCACCATCCCCAGCCACCCGGAGCAGCCCTCCCTCAACCTGGCGCAGGCCGTCATGGTGTGCCTCTACGAGATCTACGTCGCGGCCACCCTGGCCCAGCCGCGCGAAGAGCGCCTCAAGCGCGCGCCCGCGGAAGCGGTCGAAGCGCTGTTCGACCGCATGAAGGACACGTTGCTTGAGGTCGGTTTCCTCGATCCGCAGAACCCCGAGCACATCCTGCTCGCGCTACGCCGCGTCCTCGGCCGCGCCGGCCTCGAAGAGCGTGACGTCAAGATCCTCAGCGGACTGTTCCGCCAGGTGGAATGGTACGCGCAGGGGGGTTGGGAAGTGGCGGAGGAGAAGCGGCGGCAGGGGGTCAAGCTGCGTTAG